In Phytoactinopolyspora mesophila, the following are encoded in one genomic region:
- a CDS encoding extracellular solute-binding protein, with protein sequence MRLRTGVTLMLTAGLMVVAGCGSDDAGQAGGDRTLTIAYQKFGNFVHADNHFIRVKDEFEAVHEDVTVELVPIEAAQNDYFTKLALMHGSESTAPDVMYEDTFMIKSDVDAGYLLPLDEYLDEWDEWDQFFDNAKVAGAGDDGSIYGIPMGTDTRALWYNTELFEQAGIPLPWEPATWEDLLDTARTIQRELPDVVPLNVYSGKPMGEASAMQGFQMLLYGTEDRLYDEETQTWIVGSQGFTDSLEFVQTIFDEGLAPTPQQALDSNMGSTVGAQWLPEGELAIALDGSWLSGVWLETGERAWPEWNDVMAQAPMPTQHGQEPGAVSMSGGWTLAIGAQTKEPELAWEFVKLSLDQPNSLSYNKAASQIAVREDVAEDPEYVEANPSFEFFSGIVDVTHFRPATSDYPQISNEIQVAMESVMTGQQAPDEAAAVYDEAVERIVGADRITGAR encoded by the coding sequence ATGCGTCTCAGAACCGGTGTCACACTCATGCTCACTGCTGGGCTGATGGTTGTTGCAGGTTGCGGGTCCGACGACGCGGGGCAGGCCGGCGGCGACCGGACACTGACCATCGCTTACCAGAAGTTCGGCAACTTCGTTCATGCCGACAATCACTTCATCCGGGTCAAGGACGAGTTCGAGGCCGTCCATGAGGATGTCACGGTCGAGCTGGTACCCATCGAGGCGGCCCAGAACGACTACTTCACCAAGCTCGCTCTGATGCATGGCTCGGAGTCGACCGCGCCGGACGTCATGTACGAAGACACGTTCATGATCAAATCTGACGTCGACGCCGGCTATCTGCTGCCACTCGACGAGTACCTGGACGAGTGGGACGAGTGGGACCAGTTCTTCGACAATGCGAAGGTGGCGGGTGCCGGCGATGACGGCTCCATCTACGGCATACCGATGGGCACCGACACCCGAGCGCTCTGGTACAACACCGAGCTGTTCGAGCAGGCCGGCATCCCGTTGCCCTGGGAGCCTGCGACGTGGGAGGACCTGCTCGACACGGCCCGGACCATCCAGCGCGAGCTCCCTGATGTTGTCCCGCTCAACGTGTACTCCGGAAAGCCGATGGGCGAGGCGTCGGCGATGCAAGGTTTCCAGATGCTGCTCTATGGCACCGAGGACCGCCTGTACGACGAGGAGACGCAGACCTGGATCGTCGGATCGCAGGGCTTCACCGATTCACTCGAATTCGTTCAGACCATCTTCGACGAAGGACTGGCTCCGACACCTCAGCAGGCACTGGACTCCAACATGGGCAGCACCGTCGGCGCCCAATGGCTGCCGGAAGGTGAGCTGGCCATCGCACTCGACGGATCCTGGCTGTCCGGCGTATGGCTGGAGACCGGGGAGCGTGCCTGGCCCGAATGGAACGACGTGATGGCGCAGGCTCCGATGCCCACCCAGCATGGCCAGGAGCCCGGCGCGGTCAGCATGTCCGGTGGTTGGACGCTCGCGATCGGCGCCCAGACCAAGGAGCCCGAACTGGCGTGGGAGTTCGTGAAGTTGTCCTTGGACCAGCCCAACTCGCTGAGCTATAACAAGGCCGCCAGTCAGATCGCGGTGCGCGAAGACGTCGCTGAGGACCCCGAATACGTCGAGGCGAATCCGTCCTTCGAGTTCTTCTCCGGGATCGTCGACGTCACTCATTTCCGGCCAGCCACCTCCGACTACCCGCAGATCTCGAATGAAATCCAGGTAGCAATGGAGTCGGTGATGACCGGTCAGCAGGCTCCTGACGAGGCCGCGGCGGTGTACGACGAGGCCGTGGAACGCATCGTCGGCGCGGACCGCATCACCGGCGCCCGCTGA
- a CDS encoding carbohydrate ABC transporter permease, with the protein MAVTRGAAPAAGPDQRSRRSRGRGPGARPGHPFGRTFTRILPLAPAVVLLGLFMAGPVVWSFYGSFTDAALTGAAARESTWVGLDNYTGLFSDPNFPKSVWLTIVFVVASAIVGQNILGLALAMLMRSANRVVRSVVGTLVVTAWVLPEIVAAFAAYAFFHADGTLNNVFGLVGLDGTNWLYDLPMLAVILANVWRGTAFSMMVYSAALTAVPPDVTEAATMDGASGPKRLVYITLPMIRRSISTNFMLTTLQTLSVFTLIYVMTAGGPGTDSSTLPILAYQEAFSFGRVGYGTAIATIMLLIGAVFSVIYIRMLKPEVD; encoded by the coding sequence ATGGCTGTGACAAGAGGTGCCGCGCCTGCCGCCGGGCCGGACCAGCGCTCCAGGCGTTCTCGCGGACGAGGGCCGGGCGCGCGCCCCGGCCATCCATTCGGCCGCACATTCACCCGGATCCTCCCACTGGCACCGGCCGTTGTGCTGCTCGGGTTGTTCATGGCCGGCCCGGTGGTGTGGTCCTTCTACGGCTCATTCACCGACGCGGCGCTGACCGGCGCGGCTGCCCGGGAGAGCACGTGGGTGGGACTGGACAACTACACCGGGTTGTTCTCCGATCCGAACTTCCCGAAATCTGTCTGGCTGACGATCGTCTTCGTCGTGGCCTCGGCGATCGTCGGCCAGAATATTCTCGGCCTCGCGCTGGCCATGTTGATGCGCAGCGCCAACCGGGTGGTGCGCAGTGTGGTCGGGACTCTCGTTGTCACCGCGTGGGTGCTGCCGGAGATCGTCGCTGCGTTCGCCGCCTACGCGTTCTTCCACGCCGACGGCACACTGAACAACGTGTTCGGCCTGGTCGGCCTGGACGGCACCAACTGGCTGTACGACCTGCCGATGCTCGCGGTCATTCTCGCCAACGTGTGGCGGGGCACCGCATTCTCGATGATGGTCTATTCGGCCGCCCTGACCGCCGTACCGCCGGATGTGACCGAAGCGGCGACGATGGACGGAGCGAGCGGGCCGAAACGACTGGTCTACATCACCCTGCCGATGATCCGGCGCAGCATCTCTACCAATTTCATGCTCACCACGCTGCAGACGCTGTCCGTCTTCACGTTGATCTACGTCATGACCGCCGGCGGACCGGGTACCGACAGCTCGACGCTGCCGATCCTGGCCTACCAGGAAGCGTTCAGCTTCGGCCGGGTCGGCTACGGAACCGCGATCGCCACCATCATGCTGCTGATCGGCGCGGTGTTCTCGGTGATCTACATCCGCATGCTCAAGCCGGAGGTGGACTGA